The genomic stretch ATCTCAAAGCTTCAACTATATCTTTGAGCAAATTATTTCCCGGCGATACTTCGTCGCCGGTACTCAAAAATCCAAGTATTCCGTAACGATAGCTAGGAACTACGAGAACCACGTCCTTATTAAGAAGAAATTGTGGACTCCATCGCTCAGGATTGTTCGTTCCAAACCTGAATTGTCCACCATAGATGAAGACCATCACTGGCAGTAACGTAGCATTTTGGCTACTAGGGAGCTATGCGATAGAAATGGTAAAAACGAattatttgctttttcatttGAGAATTCGTTAATGTAAGTCGACCGTAGACCGTGATTCTGAATAATCACCGTGCACGGGtcttattcaattattcatgtTATGAATTAATATAAGAAATGATAGCAAAGCAAATAGGTGCACTAACaataaactataaactatgTATCATAAAGAGACAACACTTGTTTTTTACACTTCAATCACTGATTTCTTCTATACGTCTATCGCAATGTTGCAGGCTGACAGCATAAACATGCATTTCTGAACCCACGTCCAAACTTGAGTATATTGCGCGCAAAAATGCTCTAGTCTGTACGCAGCCTAAGGAGTTAGGTACAGCGAGGAGATACCAAGATCGATGGACGAAAACTTCATGACTTCGATTTTTGGTAATGTTGCACAGCAGTCTGACTCATTGtaagcaaaaaagaaattgatatcAGAAGTTTGAGAGCGTGAGAGTATTTTCCGTttagatttaaatttttaatttttctagcGATCACCGAACAAAAATGTTCATGAACAGATTCAAATGATTAAGGATCTGTTTAATTCTCGAGATCAACTTTCACGATGTAAccacagaaatttttatccaataaGAAATACTAAAAATATGCCATATTTTATGTCCAGTTGTGTGAAAATTGGTATATTGCGTTGCAAGTGCGGAAAGTGGGcgatttatatatttttatttatgtaagATATCACCCGCACATTTGACACATGCTATATTCTTCAGACACCAGTGAATGCAAGTTTGGTTTGTGAAGCAATGACGGTACCACTGACGTAAGAAAAGTCCATCAACTGCAGGGTAGAGTACGAATCAAAACAAAGCCGAAtaataaaactaattattcatTTCCCGAATAAGTTTGGCAGTACTCGAATCCTATGTAAAATTAACAGAGCTGTACTTGTTTACTCATCGATCAGACGATAGTGTAAGCACTATGGTGTTCCAATACTGAAATCAAGTCAATTTCAATATGTTTGTActttcgattgaaatttttttaatctcctGGTACGGCTAGTACTCAACATAAAGagtttcaaatgaattatatttatttataaaataaataaataaaaccacTGCTTTTTCAAGATATCCAAATATATTCAACACGATTGCGTTATACCTGCGGCGTATAGACATTGAGATAGAGGCAGTCCTCATCCCCCATCATCTCGTATTCGCGTTGAATACATGCATTGCGAACATGGCCAGCATCCAGAGTTCCGTTCCAAGGACCCGCTGGTACAGCTTGTTTAAACCTGGATTGGAATGCAACTAGGGATTAATGTTTACTTATGTTTATAACGATTAAACTCTTAATGACAGGTGGTTTTCAGATCAACTTAAGGCTGGAGAATTCCGCTGATTGTTTGACGTACATTCTGAATATATTATTCGCTCGGGTATATTCAATTGTGTATTTCAGTGCCAGGAATTGCGATCAATGCAGATCAAGTCAAAGAACATCCGTCGAGAGCTATTACTGGCTGAATCCATTTCAAATCATGCAGGTCAGCGGAGGTCATATTCCATAATTGCTCGTAACTGAAGTATGTTCTTCCTCGCTCAAAATAAGCTGATACGTATATTTGGTCATCAACCAAATAAATTTCCACGCCCGGTAACAACTTTTCAAGACTATAAGGTAAACATGGGTTTGTCTGACATTTAAcgtagaatttcaaaaatgtgaCCGCCAATTTCGGAATTTGGAGCTTTGCTAAAAACTCTTTGCTTGGGATACGTAAAATCTCCCACTCTGTCAATTCAGATATcaaaatctaaaaaatttgcaaaattgccaaaaatatagcgatttgaagaaaaaaaaagttttttttttttaaatttagtaTGTTTCGTTAGGGAGTATACACTATATACCCTATGAACGGCAATatcgatttattattatttttcgagatattgatttttataattattttcatttggcgGCCGTATTTACGTGATTAGATACGCTCTTGAGTAGTATTAAGAATAAGAAGGCCTCCTCCATTGAATATAATTCAATTCTTCATTACTCTGCAGATGCAAATTCCTTAAATTATacgttaaatattataaaaaaccCATATTTACCttaaaatcttaaaaaatcgttattacacgtgaaaaatttatttggtaataataaaatatatgtgtCCGCTTATTTTGGGCAAAGAAGAAACTTCAGTTACGAGTAATTATTGAATATGATGTCCGCTGGCCTGCATAATTTCAGATGGATTCAGCCTACTGTTGGTCTACCGAACTCCAAAAACAATTGAGATGTGTAAAACCAAAGTACCCAAACGTGGGCAGAACGATGGTTGAGCAGGTATGGATGCTTGATTTCTTATCTGGTAATACATTGTCttaataagagaaaaaattcttaccgataaaaatttatgctaTCGTAAGGTCACGAACAAAAATTAAGAACTGCCATATACGTCCtccgattatttattttttttttttttaatgcatcGTATGAGcacagatgaggaaaaaatgcTCACCGCATTGAAAACTCGTGTTGATGCAAATTACTTGTACATATGTGTATCCGTGGAATACATCATAAACCAAAACTCGACCAATCAATCGCATCATCATCATGAATACCAGTTTCAGTTTTCTACCTACACCGTATATTATCGTGTgtaaaaagtataaataagTTGTTCACTGCATACATATTAAACTCCGCCTGTACGGCTATAGATAACTTATCACTTCGAATTACTTCTACGAACCTAAGATCTCCAACCGGTGGCTCAGCAAACGGGATTCCCATGAAGGCAGAGAATCTTCTGCCAAGGTGTGTGCCCATATATATACCTCTGAGTCTTCCTTGAGGTATCGTCGTTTTCGGACGCGTCCAATCCTCGCAAGCGGGAATCACCCCATTTTTTGTTGGATTATTACCACAGTTCGTCAGACAAGTGCTGAGTAAAAGAGCCTCTAACAGGTAGGCGGTTGCATTATAACTGCACGAGAGCGAGGCTATCGTACCTACTGCCATGATTACTGTTTGCCACTGAGTGACGGTCGCTAAAGAGCCCAGCCTGAGTTATTTTATCTTGCGAGAAGAAAATATGTCTCGTCACGATTAAATACAATATAGTGTAGTAACAAGGCCTTGAACGAAATCCCCAATGTGATTCCAAGATACGCGCATGAGAACCCACCTTTGTACAATTGGTCGAATCAAAATAGATAGTACCCGTCTTATCCCTAAAACGATATAGACCCGTGCAAATTTGCGCcagcaaaaatttcaacacgTTGTCATTTCTCTTGGAATTActtttgaaagtttttcctGCGTATACACCACGcatttatacatatgtttATTTGCCTCCGAGTTGCCAAGTGAGCCACTTGAGATGTTTTACAATTCGCACTAGTGTACCGTTTGAGGGTTTAAATCTATGGTAAATTTAGATCTCTTAATTTATAATGTAGGCTATAGTATCTCGGTATATGCAGATAATTGCTATTcagaataattaaaatgtaCAATACTGGAAGTTCAGAGATTCAAAGGTTGACAGTCACTGAATTACTGAAAGCGTGGGGCCAATCATTAGGATCGTATTATGTGTGCCAGTGgtcatatttcgaaatttcaattttttgaatcagaCCGCCAATTACCGATAGTTAATAtttattagaaataattttttccaaaagtagctacttgcaaaattacggtaactatatatggggcattttACGTGTAATCGATCTGACCGAAAACACTGACTCTCTCAGAACTGTTTAATGATTTATGAAATCTCCCTAAGTTGTCAAGAAAATGGGTAatttacgattaatttttactgaTCTACAAAATAGTCAGCTAATGAAGTAAACGTACGACAGACGATTGCTACATGTTCTGACACAACATAGTCATTGCGATTGGTGACTCAAAGCGGTTCAAGTGACCTCAACCGATATCAGTATCATGTAAACATTGGATTGCACAGTACCACTGATTCACGTAACCGGCTTGTGTTTGACTGAatttaaataacgaaaatatgTTGCACTGCTGACCCATATGACAGGTGAAGATTCTGACGTGTGAGTCTTGTACTAAACCCAGGCCACTTGGAACGATCACTTGCATGGCTAGatcttaatatttttcgaatatttcattattcttctaagcattgctatttttaaaacaaaggAGGTGCCTAGGGATCCGAACGAGAGACTGTTGGATATATTCTCCCAAAAACGCGAAAGAATCAGTAACCAGAGTATCGAAAATTGTAGTAGTTGATGGATATTTGGTaagcaaaaaaattcgaagaacGATGTTTTGACATGATTGAACAATATGAACTATTGTTTGAATACTTTTACcacaaaaatatccaaaatatTAACATTGGAACGTCCGGACGTGATTTCTGAAAAACTTCGATTTACTGGGATTTGGCATATTTCCGTGAGATTGGATATACATGGCGATTAATTCACGAGTTGGATTCACACCcttttttcacgttacacCGACACGGCCGTTGATAAATTGATAATTAGTATTTCTTATCACAGATCGAAAATGTGGGAAAACAGGTTTACGTACTACATGGATTACAGTATAACGCTTCGTGATACGCAAACTACATTAATAAACATTTCCCTACAAGGTCGTCATGTTCTGCACTTCTATCTGCGGGGCGAAGAATTCAGTACATGACATTGGCACTGAATCTAATCTGAACAATTATCTACTAGTACAGCCGACACTTAGTCGCACAACCTTGAAATTGTGTTCACGCTCACGTGCTAATATTGagattttgaattattttctttgaataGAAACGTACAAACAATAATTTGCATCGTTGAATTATGCCGAAATCACTGTTTCTCAAGTGTTCTTCTTGTTTGCCGAAAACCCATCAAATCTTATAATTTTCGATACAACGGGTTACTGATATTGTCACATATTTTGGAGATTATTTCCAACAATTTCTCGTCTAGATTTCTTGGTACcttatttatttgaaacaagTCTCAATTGTGAAAACAATGAAGACATGTTCCAAAAATATTGAGCTTTCGCGAAGTTGATCTTCGTAACACAtagtatttttgaaaaaaatcagcaaccTTTTCACTTCGTTATTTCACAGAGCTGATTTGAGGCGCGTCAGCCCCCCTTAATATTGCACCCATTCTCCTTATGCCTGCACTTAGTAATTTGCTATGGTATTAATCGTGTCACCCAATGCTAACAGTACTCACCACCATCCGCGTAAGAGAACACCATCGAGTGTTATACGTCGAATTTTCTGACTGACTGGCTGTGCACTGCCGGCACTAACTGACGGAAATCCGCTTGGCATCAGTCTTCCAGATTTTCGACAAAGAGCGCGCTGTAAATTTGACTAatcgtttcattattttaataatctaAATACGTTTAAGCTTATTTCAgatcaaattcaaaaatttaacaaacatGTATTACTGACATGGTAATACTTTTTTCCGGACACAAATTCCAAAACTTTTTATAAAATCGTTGCTCACTATAGTTGAAAACGATCGAAGCATACTTTTAATGCTACAAATAGACATCCCAGGGCACAGGTTGATATTACTCAATGAAACACTGACAATGATACCGAACGTTATATATACGACATGGGGGTGGTAgatcaataaaaaatctacTGCTAATACGCATTATGTGacaatattatcattatcaggTATTCAAACTAAATTCTGTACATTGCATTCTAAGATAGGCATCAAACATTTATTCCTACATCCCCTTCACTTTCCCCGACGGGTAAGTCACAACAAACtattttgaaacaaagaaTACGAATTCTGATGAGGGGCCGCAGTTCGAACTGAATCTACTTTGTAGCAGCGAAGAAATTGTCCCAAAACTGCATTCGCTCTTCGTGAAAACCACTTTTAAGCTGAATTCCAGGATCGCTGCCGTTACCGATCTGAAGATATTTTTCGTCTGATGAAAATGGTTCCCAAATCGCGTTGTCATTGAGAGCTGCAGTAGTCGGCAACCTGAGAATGTGTTGTATAGTCAAATATAGTTGATACACTACGTGACGTGACTAGGGTTGTGACGTGGTGTCTTTTATCAAGTCGTGGCCTGATACTCACCCATTGGTAGCAAACGATGTCCATAGCTCCACCACAGCGTCGATCACTTTTATGTCAGTCTCAGTGTACTCAGAGCCCGGTGGCCCAAACGTTTCCCGTGGTCCAGGAATGAGGTAAAGCAGCTCGTCTCCGTGCGCCGCGCCCCAATTCTCCGTGTTACCATTACTGAGCGGATAGCTATGGCTGAAAGTGCCTCGGTAGTCAAAAGTGCAAAGGTATGCGGGACTCTTGTAAGCAAAGTTGTTCGCACGTTGTTTGACCTCGTTGTAATTAAAGTATGTAAACTCGTAATCGGTTATGATGTCAGTCAAATTGTGTAGTAGCTGAAAGCAACATCAATCATACCTTatctgataaaatttgaactttGATCGTCAGTTGTTCCAGTTCTCACCAATTTTCTGTCTGCAGTTAGATCGTTCAAGTAACGAGACTTGAGAGCAGCAGTTTGGGCATCTACATCGGCTGACCAAACGTCGTGTCTCAAGACGCTGATTAGGTAAGAGTCAATGTTGTCTAAAACTTGCTGGAACAAGTCCGGCCTATCATAGTACACTGGAATGAAGAACAAGtgcaagtttaaaaaaaattattcgccAAGAAAAAATGACTACCGATAAAGTTTCTTCAAATATGCAGAGCCTGGTATGTTACCTGACATCTCTGTGCGATATATACACCTATAGGAATATTCGTGATTTCACGTTGATTCACCCATACTTGCCTGCAGTTACAACAATTCCTTCTTCCTTAGTTACAAGGGCCACCCACGGCAAATCATGCTGTTCTCCATTGGCAATGATATTCGCTGGAGTATCCGTAAAAAGTGCACCTTCTACGTCAGGTTCGACTACAGGATACCAAACAGTAGGCCTGGCCGTCCTTACATCCCTCAACAGCACGTCTGTTTCGTACAAATATGACCCATTGAAAGTCCTGAGACAGTTAACAAGGGTGGTTGACGTGTTGGTTGGACAACCAAGGTATTCGCCCAACTTCATGGCACGCGTGGCGGCCACCGTATACGGTTCAGGAACAGGAGGATAGAGTTGTGGTGTACTGTGTGTCATGAATTGGTGAAAGAGTCCTGAAAAAAGTGTGCTGTTATTCGTCAAGTTGAAATGCCGAGTATTTAATATCTATTTAGTGAAAACTAATTCAATGCCATTGTTGAACTCTCTTACAATTAAAAGTATCAGCTTCGCTGTAGTAACAATAACTCGGGCACATTCACCACTGGAAGATGATGATTGAATACCATAggtttatttcaattcaagtAAGCAACTCTGCTCACCTTTTGTTAAAGGAGATAAGGTCAAAAGGCGAACGCAGGCGGCGCCTGAACTTCCACCGAAGAGCGTTACTTTATTTGGATCACCACCGAAATACTTGATGTTTCGTTGGGTCCATCTCAAAGCTTCAGCTATATCTTTAAGTAAATTATTCCCCGGCGATACTTCGTCGCCGGTACTCAAAAATCCGAGTATCCCGAAACGATGGTTAGGAACTACGAGAACCACGTCCTTATTAAGAAGAAATCCTGGACTCCATCGGTCAGGAGTACTCCTTCCAAACTTGAATTGTCCACCATAGACGAAGACCATCACTGGCAGTAACGTAGCATTTTGGCTACTAGGGAGCTTTGCGATAGAAATGGTAAAAAAGTAATTACTCGCTTTTTCATTCTAGAATTCATTAATGTAATCCGACCGTAGACCGTGATTCTAAATAATCACCGTGTACCCGTCTCATTCAATTCTTCATGTTATGAATTAAGAAATGATAGCAAAGTAAGTAGGTGCACCAAGAATGAAGTAGAAACTATGTATCATGCCGAGAGAACACTTGTTTTTTGCACTTCATCTACTGACTTCTTCTATACGTCTATCGCAATGTTGCAGGCTGACAGCAATAAACATGCATTTCTGGACCCACGTCCAAACTTGAGTATATTGCACGCAAAAATGCTCTAGTCTGTACGCAGCCTAAGGAGCTGGGAACAGCGAGGAGAAACCAAGATCGATGGACGAAAACTGCATGACTTCGATTATTGGTAGTGTTCTACAACAGTTTGATTCATTACGTGCAAACAAGGAGATGATATCAGAGATTCGAACTGCGTAGAAAATTTCCCAATGAGATCTAAAGTTTCAGTTTCTGTAGCGTTGTCCGAACCAAAATATTTGAAGTACGATAAAGAGCTGGAGgtatcattgaaaaaattcaaacgattaCGGATCTGTTTATTTCTGGAAATCAACCTCCACGATGTAATCAGAGAAATTTCTTATTTAATCTAAAGCACTAAAAATATGCTGTATTTCGTACCCAGCTGTGTGACAATTAGTATATTGCGTTGCTAGTGCGGAAAGTGGGCGATTTCTGATGAATAAGCGTGCGCTGTAATCACACGAATCAGATATCGCCACTGATGTAAATGAAATTGCCCATCCGCGCGTCCGACACACGCTATAATCTTCAAACATCTGTGAgcgaaagtttgatttctgaAGCAATGAAGATGCCACTGACATGAAACAAGTCTACCAACAAATGGGTGGGTACGAATCAAAACAAAGCTGAACAGTTAAATCGATTCTACATTGTCTCAATTTGATTGGCAGTATTGAAATCGTATGTAAAATGAACAGTTAAACTTGTGTGCTGTTGGATCAGACGATAGCCTAAACTGGTGTTTCACTACTGAAAACAGATGAATCTCAAAATGTTTGTACTTTCAATTGAAAATCCTTGAATCTCTTGATACGACTAGTACAGTTCTCGagatagaaaatttgaaacgatgaTGGTAAAACTATAACTTCTTCCAGGTATCAAAATATAGTCAACACGATTGCGATATACCTGCGGCGTATAGACATTGAGATAGAGGCAGTCTTCATCCCCTATGAGCTTTTTCTCGTTCTGAATACATGCGTTAGGCATGCGGCTGGCATCTAGAGTCCCGTTCCAAGGACCCGGCGGTACGGCTTGTTTAAACCTGGATTGGAATAATGGAAGAAATTAATGTTTCCGTATTTTTGGGACGATTAAACTCCCAATGATAGGTGATTCTTCGGCCAGCATGTGGCTAGATAATTCCGCCAATTCTTCGCCGTAGATTTTGAACATGTTATTCTGTCGAGTACATTCAATTATGTATTTTAGTGTTACGAGTTGTGATCAATGCAGATCGATCCAAAGAAAATCTGTCGAGAGCTGATATTACCGATGGTTTAGCGGACTCTCGAAGCAATCGAGATGTGTAAAAGCAAAGTACGTAAATCTAGGCAAAACAATGTGGTTTCAGTACGTATCTACGGATCcttgattg from Neodiprion virginianus isolate iyNeoVirg1 chromosome 3, iyNeoVirg1.1, whole genome shotgun sequence encodes the following:
- the LOC124299748 gene encoding esterase FE4-like, which produces MFVCKVGSRSCCCIAAACVLVALLLIAFLTIFGVIPIENGDIPAGEDWMRPETTIPQGRLRGINMVTHIGRKFSAFIGVPFAEPPIGDLRFKQAVPPGPWNGTLDASRMPNACIQNEKKLIGDEDCLYLNVYTPQLPSSQNATLLPVMVFVYGGQFKFGRSTPDRWSPGFLLNKDVVLVVPNHRFGILGFLSTGDEVSPGNNLLKDIAEALRWTQRNIKYFGGDPNKVTLFGGSSGAACVRLLTLSPLTKGLFHQFMTHSTPQLYPPVPEPYTVAATRAMKLGEYLGCPTNTSTTLVNCLRTFNGSYLYETDVLLRDVRTARPTVWYPVVEPDVEGALFTDTPANIIANGEQHDLPWVALVTKEEGIVVTAVYYDRPDLFQQVLDNIDSYLISVLRHDVWSADVDAQTAALKSRYLNDLTADRKLLLHNLTDIITDYEFTYFNYNEVKQRANNFAYKSPAYLCTFDYRGTFSHSYPLSNGNTENWGAAHGDELLYLIPGPRETFGPPGSEYTETDIKVIDAVVELWTSFATNGLPTTAALNDNAIWEPFSSDEKYLQIGNGSDPGIQLKSGFHEERMQFWDNFFAATK